A window of the Dictyostelium discoideum AX4 chromosome 4 chromosome, whole genome shotgun sequence genome harbors these coding sequences:
- the alg6 gene encoding dolichyl-phosphate-glucose alpha-1,3-glucosyltransferase, with protein MKSLNNKVGFSSLNISIVLLILMISLLARYLVSLNGYSGQSKPPMFGDYEAQRHWMEITTNLDIHQWYFNSTDNDLMYWGLDYPPLTAYLSWVFGKIGEFIEPKSMELFTSRGYETDSGKLFMRMTVIVSDLFIWLPSVWFFVKTFYKQRNISQQISAFLFISLQPGLLLIDHGHFQYNGVSLGLGLFAITFIIRDQQLLASFFFVLSLNYKQMCLYYSPAFFFYLLLSNFEFTLKFSKIFSSIFKILKIGIVVIFTFILCWIPFLSIEQASQVLFRLFPFARGLYEDKVANFWCFISIIINVKNLFTTDQLIKICLILTLVTMLPLVYGIKRIPKNKFVFIHSLINSSFSFFLFSFQVHEKTILLVSLPISLLILHHPNMVWWFILISTFSMFPLLFKDGLVIPYFAIMILYIVIGYQFKNSITRSNNQFKHQNSQENLLASSDKSFYSIYLNYWFYLNIIGMVVCHLLYQFAPHPPHLPSLWLLLVCNFSFIHFILTFFYFIKEMTTFSPIKIKSN; from the exons atgaagtCTCTCAACAATAAAGTGGGATTCTCAAGTTTAAATATATCAATAGtcttattgattttaatgatatcTTTGTTGGCCAGATATTTAGTTTCCTTAAATGGTTATTCTGGTCAATCAAAACCACCCATGTTTGGAGATTATGAAGCACAAAGACATTGGATGGAGATAACAACAAACTTAGATATTCACCAGTGGTACTTTAATTCTACAGATAATGATCTCATGTATTGGGGCTTAGATTATCCACCTCTTACTGCATATCTTAGTTGGGTTTTTGGtaaaat tGGAGAATTTATTGAACCAAAATCAATGGAATTATTTACATCAAGAGGTTATGAAACAGATTCaggtaaattatttatgaGAATGACAGTAATAGTTtcagatttatttatttggttaCCATCAGTTTGGTTTTTTGttaaaacattttataaacaaagaaatatttCTCAACAAATTTCAGCATTTCTTTTCATTTCATTACAACCTGGTTTGTTATTGATTGACCATGGTCATTTCCAATATAATGGTGTTAGTTTAGGTTTAGGATTATTCGCAATCACTTTTATAATTAGGGATCAACAACTTTTAGCAAGTTTCTTTTTTGttctttctttaaattataaacaaatgtgtttatattattcaccagctttctttttttatttattattatcaaattttgaatttactcttaaattttcaaaaat attttcatcaatttttaaaattttaaagattggaattgttgtaatttttacatttattttatgttggattccatttttatcaattgaacaaGCATCTCAAGTTTTGTTTAGATTATTCCCATTCGCAAGAGGATTATATGAAGATAAAGTGGCAAATTTTTGGTGttttatttcaataataataaatgtgaaaaatttatttacaactgatcaattaattaaaatttg tttaattttaactttaGTAACAATGTTACCATTAGTATATGGAATAAAAAGAATACCAAAGAAcaaatttgtatttatacattcattaattaatagttcattttcattctttttattttcatttcaaGTTCatgaaaaaacaattctattagtatcattaccaatttcattattaatattacatcATCCAAATATGGTTTGGtggtttattttaatttcaacatttAGTATGTTTCCATTACTTTTCAAAGATGGATTAGTAATTCCATATTTTGcaataatgatattatacATTGTTATTGgttatcaatttaaaaattcaataactagatcaaataatcaattcaaaCATCAAAACTCTCAAGAAAATCTTTTAGCATCATCAGATAAATCATTCTAtagtatttatttaaattattggttttatttaaatattattggaATGGTTGTTTGTCATCTTTTGTATCAATTTGCACCACATCCACCTCATTTACCAAGTTTATGGTTACTTTTAGTGtgtaattttagttttattcatttcatattaacatttttttatttcattaaagAAATGACAACTTTTTCTccgattaaaataaaaagtaattaa